The following are encoded together in the Pedobacter steynii genome:
- a CDS encoding RagB/SusD family nutrient uptake outer membrane protein, producing the protein MKIKLYSILTAAAITISVQSACKKDFLDKKPFNQVTGDVAFVDLAGAEKLLAGAYGSMYNDAHIWDFMINGDVSADNAYAGGDNANIADLDLFKTISTNEIVERDWRGFYSNIKDANEVLENVPNIKDPELDKNNRRNQILGEASGLRAYYYFNLVRLWGRVPLILKAATNLAEMQAPAASVDEVYAQIIKDLEFALANTRVTVPHKGIITKGVANALLAKVYATKPNPDWNKVNQYADATITGGYSLFGSYDGLFTGTNKNNSEAIWEMQYDGWGGPQGRGNWMPGLLIGSGWKRFCTPTNDLVKAFEDEGDLIRKNSSVVFKDASNEGWADAYWSKNNFPFINKFRLDDKTDTYIIRLADIILLKAEALNEISAAGWSQSKTLVDQIRKRVNLPGSPAASQAAMRLAIEKERRLELAFEGHRWFDLIRTNRAVEVMNAQKNGAGTSLNYNITTANLQLPIPQKEIDRNPNINK; encoded by the coding sequence ATGAAAATTAAATTATATTCTATCCTTACAGCAGCTGCGATTACCATCAGCGTACAGTCTGCCTGTAAAAAAGATTTCCTCGATAAAAAACCTTTTAATCAGGTAACCGGAGATGTCGCCTTTGTGGACCTTGCCGGAGCAGAAAAGCTACTTGCAGGTGCTTACGGAAGCATGTACAACGATGCTCATATCTGGGATTTTATGATCAACGGAGATGTAAGCGCAGATAATGCTTACGCCGGAGGAGACAATGCCAACATCGCAGATCTTGACCTTTTCAAAACGATTTCCACCAATGAAATTGTGGAAAGAGACTGGAGAGGTTTCTACAGCAATATCAAGGATGCAAATGAAGTGCTGGAAAATGTACCCAACATCAAAGATCCTGAACTGGACAAAAATAACAGACGCAATCAGATTCTTGGAGAAGCTTCCGGGTTAAGAGCCTATTATTACTTTAATCTTGTGCGTCTATGGGGTCGTGTACCATTGATTCTGAAAGCAGCAACCAATCTGGCAGAAATGCAGGCACCCGCAGCAAGTGTAGACGAGGTCTATGCTCAGATTATTAAAGATCTTGAATTTGCACTCGCCAATACAAGGGTTACTGTTCCTCATAAAGGAATCATTACAAAAGGCGTCGCCAACGCTTTACTGGCAAAAGTATACGCCACAAAACCAAATCCGGACTGGAACAAGGTAAATCAGTATGCCGATGCCACCATCACCGGAGGCTACAGCCTTTTTGGTAGCTATGACGGTTTGTTTACCGGTACAAATAAAAATAACTCCGAAGCCATCTGGGAAATGCAATACGATGGATGGGGAGGACCGCAGGGACGCGGAAACTGGATGCCTGGTTTGTTAATTGGCTCCGGATGGAAAAGATTCTGTACGCCAACGAACGACCTCGTGAAGGCATTTGAAGACGAGGGCGACCTGATCCGTAAAAATTCCAGTGTCGTATTTAAAGATGCTTCAAACGAAGGATGGGCAGATGCTTACTGGTCAAAAAACAATTTCCCTTTCATCAACAAGTTCAGACTGGACGATAAAACGGATACCTATATCATCCGTTTAGCAGACATCATTCTTCTGAAAGCTGAGGCATTAAATGAGATCAGTGCCGCAGGATGGTCTCAGTCTAAAACATTGGTAGATCAGATCAGAAAACGGGTAAACCTTCCAGGCAGCCCGGCAGCAAGCCAGGCAGCCATGCGTTTGGCCATAGAAAAAGAGCGCCGCCTGGAACTGGCATTTGAAGGCCACAGGTGGTTTGACCTGATCCGTACAAACAGGGCAGTAGAAGTGATGAATGCACAGAAAAACGGTGCAGGAACTTCACTCAACTATAACATTACAACTGCGAATCTTCAACTGCCAATCCCTCAGAAAGAGATTGATAGAAATCCGAATATCAATAAATAA
- a CDS encoding SusC/RagA family TonB-linked outer membrane protein, translating into MRKKFTLFILCLFCGISFSMAQELNVKGEVRDQQGLPLPGVSVKVKGTGKGAMTTANGSYSLSVPANATLTFSFIGYQTVEEVIGNRTVLNINLSEDNNQLNEVIVVGYGTQTKKDLTTAVTSITSKDLKNQPITNPLQAVQGRAAGVQVSSQSGKPGADITISIRGNTSITASNSPLYVIDGVTSRNANFLNPNDIESLTILKDASAAAIYGSSGANGVVLITTKKGTSGKVKVEFNAFTGFSNFWRKQDVLNNEQYITLMKELGYTTFGGDANTDWQKETFGTGTQNQYQVSISGGGNGGQYYLSTGYQQDKGVVAPAKLDRYTVNFNGSQRATSWLKFTANAALTSRNSIDVSDNNGVANGGVILSALNTPSTIGIYNPDGTYTTLPNAGGWDNPIALAFGAKNKTRNFRFIGAFSGELNFTKDLSFKSTISTNFNKNFYNYSLDAFKTTYGRQERGIYRNNHTRDNVWLNENILNYKKDFGKNSFGATAGYTIQESDYKYKDYQETRFFDITGTIPQKPSVSPTIPQRAQWAKQSYLARVTYAYDGKYLFSTNFRADGSSRFSKDNQFGYFPSASAGWRISGENFLKDSKTINDLKIRGSWGKVGNDEGIGDYAYMKLYEINAQNTYTLKNPENRDLSWETTTQTNIGLDLTLFNSRVTFTADAYLKKTDDLLINVQLPLSSGFNEQAYNIGSMENKGLEFTLSTKNFDRKKFTWSTDLNISFNKNKVTSLGATTSSLDFASIARRTSAVRVVEGRPLGSFYGYQFTGVDPTTGMSTYADLNGNGKIDAEDRTFIGSAQPDFTYGITNNLTYGNFGLNIFFQGVQGNQLFNASGIDLEGMIDARNQSDRVLNRWTPTNTNTNVPKAVKDDVNNSLTSSRFVENASYLRLKTATLSYNFGAAALGRLKMSRLTLFATGYNILTFTKYKGLDPEVNQYASNGPQMGVDYGTYPQSRSFLFGVNVGF; encoded by the coding sequence ATGAGAAAAAAGTTTACTCTTTTCATCCTCTGTCTGTTCTGCGGAATTTCCTTCAGTATGGCACAGGAGCTCAACGTAAAGGGAGAGGTAAGAGACCAGCAGGGTCTGCCACTTCCTGGTGTTTCTGTTAAAGTAAAAGGAACCGGCAAAGGTGCGATGACCACCGCTAATGGAAGTTATTCCCTGAGCGTCCCCGCTAATGCCACGCTTACCTTCTCTTTTATAGGTTACCAGACTGTAGAAGAGGTGATCGGCAACCGGACGGTGCTAAACATCAATCTCAGTGAAGACAATAACCAATTAAATGAGGTAATCGTAGTGGGCTATGGTACACAAACCAAGAAGGACCTCACCACAGCTGTAACCAGCATCACCTCAAAAGACCTGAAGAATCAGCCAATCACGAACCCTTTACAGGCTGTTCAGGGTAGAGCAGCGGGCGTTCAGGTAAGCTCACAATCCGGAAAACCTGGCGCTGATATTACAATCAGCATTCGTGGGAATACCTCCATCACTGCTTCCAACAGTCCATTATATGTGATTGACGGGGTGACTTCCAGAAATGCAAATTTCCTGAACCCGAATGATATCGAATCTTTAACCATCCTGAAAGATGCTTCCGCAGCAGCCATTTATGGGTCAAGTGGAGCCAATGGTGTGGTTTTGATCACGACTAAAAAAGGAACTTCCGGAAAAGTGAAGGTAGAATTCAATGCTTTTACGGGTTTTTCCAACTTCTGGCGTAAACAAGACGTATTGAACAATGAGCAATACATCACCCTGATGAAAGAACTGGGTTATACGACATTTGGCGGAGACGCCAATACTGACTGGCAAAAAGAAACTTTCGGTACAGGAACACAAAATCAGTATCAGGTATCGATCTCAGGCGGCGGTAACGGCGGACAATATTACCTGTCCACAGGTTATCAGCAAGATAAAGGTGTAGTTGCCCCGGCTAAGCTGGACAGGTATACCGTTAATTTCAATGGATCCCAAAGAGCAACTTCATGGCTTAAATTTACCGCAAATGCCGCATTGACCTCCAGAAATTCAATAGATGTTTCTGACAATAATGGTGTTGCCAACGGTGGCGTGATTTTATCCGCATTAAATACTCCCTCCACAATTGGTATTTACAACCCTGACGGCACTTACACCACATTACCCAACGCAGGTGGATGGGATAACCCTATTGCCCTGGCATTCGGAGCAAAGAACAAAACCCGTAATTTCCGTTTTATCGGTGCATTCAGTGGAGAATTGAATTTTACGAAAGACCTTTCTTTTAAATCTACCATTAGTACCAATTTCAATAAGAATTTCTACAACTACAGCCTTGACGCATTTAAAACTACTTACGGACGTCAGGAACGTGGAATTTACAGAAATAACCATACCCGTGATAATGTCTGGTTAAATGAAAATATCCTGAACTATAAAAAGGATTTTGGTAAGAATTCATTCGGTGCAACGGCAGGTTATACCATTCAGGAATCTGACTATAAATACAAAGATTATCAGGAAACCAGGTTCTTTGACATTACAGGTACCATTCCACAAAAACCATCAGTATCACCAACCATTCCTCAAAGAGCGCAATGGGCTAAGCAATCCTATCTTGCAAGAGTTACTTACGCTTACGATGGCAAATATCTGTTCAGTACCAATTTCAGGGCAGATGGTTCCTCCCGCTTCAGTAAAGACAATCAATTCGGATATTTCCCTTCCGCATCCGCAGGATGGAGAATCTCTGGAGAGAACTTCCTGAAAGATAGCAAAACCATTAATGACCTGAAGATCAGAGGAAGTTGGGGTAAAGTCGGTAATGATGAGGGAATCGGAGATTATGCGTATATGAAATTATATGAGATCAATGCCCAGAACACCTATACCTTAAAAAACCCGGAAAACAGAGACCTGTCATGGGAAACCACCACTCAAACCAATATTGGACTTGACTTAACCCTATTCAACAGCAGGGTAACTTTTACCGCCGATGCTTATTTAAAGAAAACAGATGACTTGCTAATCAACGTACAGTTGCCGCTTTCCTCTGGTTTTAATGAACAGGCTTACAACATCGGTTCCATGGAAAATAAAGGGCTGGAGTTTACCTTATCCACTAAGAATTTCGACAGAAAGAAGTTTACCTGGTCTACAGACTTAAACATTTCATTCAACAAAAATAAAGTCACCAGCCTTGGAGCAACGACCTCTTCTCTTGATTTCGCTTCTATTGCCAGACGAACTTCTGCAGTACGCGTAGTAGAAGGAAGACCATTAGGTAGTTTTTATGGCTATCAGTTCACCGGCGTTGATCCAACAACAGGAATGTCTACCTATGCAGACTTAAACGGAAACGGTAAAATTGATGCGGAAGACAGAACCTTTATAGGTTCGGCACAACCTGATTTTACTTATGGCATCACCAACAACCTGACTTACGGAAATTTCGGATTGAACATTTTCTTCCAGGGTGTACAAGGCAATCAGCTATTTAATGCCTCAGGTATCGACCTGGAGGGTATGATTGATGCCAGAAACCAATCCGACAGGGTATTAAACAGATGGACACCAACCAATACCAACACCAATGTTCCCAAAGCAGTAAAAGATGATGTCAACAATTCATTAACATCCAGCAGATTTGTAGAAAATGCTTCTTATCTGCGCCTGAAAACAGCTACACTATCCTACAATTTCGGAGCAGCAGCATTGGGCAGGTTAAAAATGAGCAGGCTGACTTTGTTTGCAACAGGTTATAACATCCTGACCTTTACCAAATATAAAGGCCTGGATCCTGAAGTGAACCAATATGCCTCAAACGGTCCTCAGATGGGGGTAGATTACGGAACCTATCCGCAAAGCAGAAGCTTTCTGTTTGGTGTAAATGTTGGATTTTAA
- a CDS encoding 7TM diverse intracellular signaling domain-containing protein, which produces MSSKFLFLSKIVFFVLFLFTSKHSGAQEAVEINDQVDQHIFSFKQIEMLHDPENKLSFDQIRNSTYDHKFEASKRSTPQTLKLNSPYWFRIKIKHNSKAEKYFLLEFFDQTLDHITAYIPQKDGTYKTRAFGDRFNFDNRKLQHKNFEFYLSNQTDEVQTYYFKIQSSQIGDAIIVLRSVDWFISYALDEYFYFGIFYGMILVFSFYNLIMFIAMRQKQYLYYVLYNLSVGFFEMSTDGIAYQYLWPNLPIWNQTAYAFALYAVSIFALLFTRELLFVKSKAPKLNRLILIVIAIRTIWFLYCLAFNQNLFNYKFIDAIPLSVAFFTGIYIYKQGYLPARFFVLGYSFLFAGFLLKFLIMLGFASLNFGAISYYSLSFCFILEMVFLSFAIGDKVSILKKKKDKVQRQMIRQMALNAKLKDSLNEELESQVQERTREVFHKSLIIEAKNSELQEANDLLKQQAEEISRMNTLLEQDNQELQTNVEKVTRDRVMSADVDFEEFSKIYPDKESCNLFLSELKWKNGYTCRKCKNDHYYNGHIAYSRRCSKCSYEESVTTYTIFHNTRIPIVKAFYMIFLIFSSKGKISSHKLAEILGIRQSTCWTYGSRIKQVMEERKSLLKKANKNGWSLLVLD; this is translated from the coding sequence ATGTCTTCAAAGTTCTTATTTCTATCTAAAATAGTCTTCTTTGTTCTCTTTCTGTTCACAAGTAAACATTCCGGAGCTCAGGAAGCAGTAGAAATAAATGACCAGGTTGACCAGCATATCTTCTCTTTCAAACAGATCGAGATGCTTCATGATCCGGAAAATAAGCTGAGTTTTGATCAGATCCGGAATAGCACATACGATCATAAATTTGAAGCAAGTAAGCGAAGTACACCACAAACACTTAAGCTGAACTCCCCTTATTGGTTCAGGATTAAAATAAAGCACAACAGTAAAGCGGAAAAGTATTTCCTTCTGGAGTTTTTTGACCAGACCCTTGATCACATTACTGCATACATTCCTCAGAAAGATGGAACTTACAAAACCAGAGCCTTTGGTGACCGATTCAACTTTGACAACCGGAAACTGCAGCATAAGAATTTTGAATTTTACCTCAGCAACCAGACTGATGAAGTACAGACTTATTACTTTAAAATCCAGTCCTCTCAGATTGGTGATGCCATCATTGTATTGCGCTCTGTAGATTGGTTCATCTCTTATGCATTAGACGAATATTTTTATTTCGGCATCTTCTATGGAATGATCCTCGTATTCAGTTTTTACAACCTGATTATGTTTATTGCCATGCGCCAAAAGCAATACCTTTATTATGTGCTTTACAACCTGAGTGTTGGTTTTTTTGAAATGAGCACTGATGGAATTGCCTATCAGTATTTATGGCCGAACCTTCCCATATGGAATCAGACAGCCTATGCTTTTGCACTATATGCGGTCAGCATTTTTGCCCTGCTCTTTACACGGGAGCTATTATTTGTAAAATCCAAAGCACCCAAACTCAACCGGCTCATCCTGATCGTTATTGCCATCCGCACCATTTGGTTTTTATATTGTCTGGCTTTCAATCAAAACCTGTTCAATTATAAATTCATAGACGCAATCCCTTTATCTGTTGCTTTCTTTACCGGTATATATATTTATAAGCAAGGTTATCTTCCAGCTCGTTTCTTCGTTCTTGGATACAGCTTTCTTTTTGCAGGATTCCTGCTTAAATTTCTAATCATGCTGGGCTTTGCTTCTTTAAATTTTGGTGCCATCAGCTATTATAGCCTCAGCTTCTGTTTTATTCTGGAAATGGTATTTCTTTCATTTGCTATCGGAGATAAGGTCAGTATCCTTAAAAAGAAGAAAGATAAAGTACAGCGACAAATGATCCGTCAGATGGCACTCAACGCGAAGTTAAAAGACAGTTTGAATGAAGAACTGGAAAGCCAGGTTCAGGAGCGGACCAGAGAGGTATTCCATAAATCGTTAATCATCGAAGCTAAAAACAGTGAATTACAGGAGGCCAATGACCTTTTAAAACAACAGGCAGAAGAGATATCCAGAATGAATACTCTGCTGGAACAAGACAATCAGGAACTGCAAACTAACGTCGAGAAAGTTACCCGCGATCGGGTGATGTCGGCAGATGTTGATTTTGAGGAATTCAGCAAGATCTATCCTGATAAAGAAAGTTGCAACCTGTTTCTTTCAGAGTTAAAATGGAAAAACGGTTACACCTGTAGAAAGTGCAAAAATGATCATTATTACAATGGTCATATCGCTTATAGCAGAAGGTGCAGCAAATGCAGTTACGAAGAATCAGTTACCACCTATACCATTTTCCACAATACCCGTATTCCAATTGTGAAGGCCTTTTATATGATCTTCCTCATCTTCTCCTCCAAAGGAAAGATCTCTTCCCATAAGCTTGCAGAGATTTTAGGCATTCGCCAAAGTACCTGCTGGACCTATGGCTCCCGGATAAAACAGGTAATGGAAGAACGAAAGTCCTTGCTCAAAAAAGCCAATAAAAACGGCTGGAGCCTCCTTGTTTTAGACTAA
- a CDS encoding DNA-3-methyladenine glycosylase family protein has protein sequence MGYNTLSIPIPPDFNFGECLWFLDRDFDDCMLKVSRDGVTKAILLHETIVLVNVKATEEELLVSVLHGELKDEVVLKEYIENWFDIRLDLKPFYALLRKDPRLSFMEESYHGLRLVGIPDMFEAICWAIIGQQINLTFAYKLKRRLVERYGQALEFEGEVYYLFPDAAVLAEAGMEELQQMQLSRSKALYLTLIAQAFTDKSLSKDRLLQMPDLASRQKALMVVKGVGMWTANYTLMKCLKERSCIPFGDAGLLNALINHGIIADKKQNQEIERFFSAYPSWESYLVFYLWRSLSKRSDN, from the coding sequence ATGGGCTATAATACATTGAGTATTCCAATACCTCCAGACTTTAATTTCGGAGAATGTCTTTGGTTCTTAGACCGGGATTTTGACGATTGCATGCTTAAAGTGAGCCGTGATGGAGTAACTAAAGCGATATTGCTACATGAAACAATTGTGTTGGTGAATGTTAAAGCTACTGAGGAGGAATTGTTGGTTTCGGTATTACATGGAGAACTGAAGGATGAAGTGGTATTGAAAGAATATATAGAAAATTGGTTTGACATCCGGCTTGACCTTAAACCGTTTTATGCTTTACTAAGGAAGGACCCGCGACTTTCCTTTATGGAGGAATCGTATCATGGTCTTCGGCTGGTCGGAATTCCAGATATGTTTGAAGCCATTTGCTGGGCTATTATCGGACAGCAGATCAACCTGACTTTTGCTTATAAACTAAAAAGAAGACTGGTAGAAAGATATGGGCAAGCTTTGGAATTTGAGGGCGAGGTTTATTATTTGTTTCCGGATGCGGCAGTTCTGGCCGAAGCTGGTATGGAAGAGTTGCAACAGATGCAATTGTCCAGGAGTAAGGCACTTTATCTGACTCTTATTGCTCAGGCTTTTACAGACAAATCATTGAGTAAAGACAGATTGCTGCAGATGCCTGATCTTGCCTCACGCCAGAAAGCATTGATGGTGGTCAAAGGGGTAGGGATGTGGACTGCCAACTATACTTTAATGAAATGTTTAAAAGAAAGATCCTGCATTCCATTTGGAGATGCAGGATTACTCAATGCCCTGATTAATCATGGAATTATTGCCGATAAAAAGCAAAATCAGGAAATAGAAAGATTCTTCTCCGCTTATCCTTCCTGGGAGAGTTATCTGGTTTTTTACCTTTGGAGGTCCCTTTCCAAAAGATCAGATAATTAG
- a CDS encoding methylated-DNA--[protein]-cysteine S-methyltransferase has product METLNQIDYQRIEKAIDYLKANFKQQPSLEEVAAHVYLSPFHFQRMFKEWAGVTPKKFLQYLSIEYAKGILKDKQSTLFDAAYETGLSGTSRLHDLFIKIEGMTPGEFKNGGEQLQINYSFAESPFGSLIVASTAKGICYMAFADDPDLAFKELQQLFPNAKYRQVLDMMQQNALYIFGKDWSRLQEVKLHLKGTDFQIKVWETLLKVPLGELSTYAGIAASIDRPKASRAVGSAVGDNPVAFLIPCHRVIKSTGELGQYHWGSPRKTAMIGWEAAHTDLII; this is encoded by the coding sequence ATGGAAACATTAAATCAGATCGATTACCAAAGAATTGAAAAGGCCATTGATTATCTAAAGGCCAATTTTAAGCAACAACCCTCCTTAGAAGAGGTTGCCGCTCATGTTTACCTGAGTCCTTTTCATTTTCAACGGATGTTTAAGGAATGGGCAGGCGTTACCCCTAAGAAATTTCTTCAATACCTCAGTATAGAGTATGCTAAAGGAATTCTGAAAGACAAACAAAGTACCCTATTTGATGCGGCATATGAAACCGGTTTATCCGGCACCAGCAGGCTTCACGACCTCTTCATTAAAATTGAAGGAATGACCCCCGGAGAGTTCAAAAACGGCGGAGAACAACTTCAGATCAATTATAGTTTTGCCGAAAGCCCCTTTGGGTCACTCATTGTTGCCTCTACAGCCAAAGGCATTTGTTATATGGCTTTTGCTGATGATCCCGACCTGGCGTTTAAAGAACTTCAGCAACTCTTTCCAAATGCAAAATATCGCCAGGTATTGGATATGATGCAACAAAATGCATTGTACATTTTCGGGAAAGACTGGAGCAGGCTTCAGGAAGTGAAACTCCATTTGAAAGGAACAGATTTTCAGATCAAAGTTTGGGAAACCTTGCTTAAAGTACCTTTGGGGGAATTATCAACCTATGCCGGTATTGCCGCCTCTATCGACAGACCTAAAGCCTCGAGAGCAGTGGGCTCAGCTGTAGGTGATAATCCTGTTGCCTTTCTGATCCCTTGTCATAGGGTGATTAAATCCACTGGTGAACTGGGGCAGTATCATTGGGGTAGTCCACGAAAAACAGCGATGATCGGATGGGAAGCAGCACATACAGACCTAATTATCTGA
- a CDS encoding MarR family winged helix-turn-helix transcriptional regulator, translating to MKPVVELITAWADYESKNPAASAAEFCSHFLLNSKEIMGENPDETELSGSNGQLANLINQLNAIHVIYAKAALKEMPGIELEWFYFMKEIDRQKEARKSDIVSAVFFEQSTGIDILNRIKKVGLILERNDPVDKRARLIKLSPKGEKTLLSLYQLLSRADQLLYQDLAGSNKKMLINILSDTEKKHSALISENRHKNLEELIAGHHQENK from the coding sequence ATGAAACCAGTTGTAGAACTGATTACGGCATGGGCCGATTATGAGAGTAAAAATCCTGCTGCATCGGCAGCGGAATTTTGCTCTCATTTTTTGCTAAACAGCAAGGAAATCATGGGAGAAAATCCGGATGAAACTGAACTTTCCGGTTCAAATGGGCAACTGGCCAACCTCATTAATCAACTCAATGCCATTCATGTGATTTATGCCAAAGCAGCATTAAAAGAAATGCCTGGAATAGAGCTGGAATGGTTTTATTTTATGAAAGAAATAGATCGGCAGAAAGAGGCAAGAAAATCGGATATTGTCAGCGCGGTGTTCTTCGAACAATCTACCGGAATTGACATCTTAAACAGAATCAAAAAGGTCGGATTAATATTGGAAAGAAATGACCCTGTTGACAAAAGGGCCCGATTAATCAAACTAAGTCCAAAAGGAGAAAAGACATTACTTAGCCTATATCAGTTATTGTCCAGGGCGGATCAACTCCTCTACCAGGACCTCGCCGGATCCAATAAAAAAATGTTGATTAACATCTTATCTGATACGGAGAAAAAGCATAGCGCCCTGATTTCAGAAAATCGCCATAAAAACCTGGAAGAATTGATTGCAGGACATCATCAGGAAAATAAATAG
- a CDS encoding RrF2 family transcriptional regulator: MNNARFAISLHILTLLEKAKGELMSSDYIAGSININPVLVRKELITLRNHGFVGSKEGKNGGSFLAKAADVITLDQIYIAVRQNNLLGTSKNEPNPHCMVGRQINQHLNSLYDHTEQVLIQELSQKTLADFSGQFS; the protein is encoded by the coding sequence ATGAATAATGCGAGGTTTGCCATTTCTTTACATATCCTGACTCTGCTTGAAAAAGCAAAAGGAGAATTGATGTCTTCCGATTATATCGCGGGGAGCATCAATATTAATCCTGTCCTGGTCAGAAAGGAACTGATCACATTAAGGAATCATGGTTTTGTAGGGAGTAAAGAAGGTAAAAACGGGGGTAGCTTTTTGGCTAAGGCGGCAGATGTGATCACTTTAGACCAGATTTATATTGCAGTAAGACAAAACAACCTGTTGGGTACTTCTAAAAATGAACCCAATCCACATTGTATGGTCGGCAGGCAAATTAATCAACATTTAAACTCATTGTATGATCATACAGAGCAAGTATTAATTCAGGAATTATCTCAAAAAACACTGGCTGATTTCAGTGGACAATTCAGTTAG
- a CDS encoding NAD(P)-dependent oxidoreductase, with the protein MTKTVTNNITIKRKLKIENMKVSLIGASGFVGTNILEELLTRGHQVTGIVRDAAKLKQAGEGLTVKEVDVLNTEALTDAINGSDVVISAYNAGWTNPNLYQDFIAGSEAIQKAVKTSDVNRLIVIGGAGSLEIDGKQLVDGPDFPADYKAGATAARDYLNTIKQEQDLEWTFFSPAIEMHPGITSGRTGQYRLGANTPVFNEEGRSILSVQDLAVVIADEAESNKHPKQRFTAAY; encoded by the coding sequence TTGACTAAAACTGTAACAAATAATATTACAATAAAACGTAAATTAAAAATAGAAAATATGAAAGTATCATTAATTGGAGCAAGCGGCTTCGTTGGCACAAACATTTTAGAGGAGTTGTTAACCCGTGGTCATCAGGTGACCGGAATTGTAAGAGATGCAGCAAAACTGAAACAGGCTGGTGAGGGATTAACCGTAAAAGAAGTAGATGTCTTAAATACAGAGGCACTGACTGATGCTATAAATGGTTCTGATGTGGTGATTAGTGCCTATAATGCAGGCTGGACCAATCCCAATCTTTATCAGGATTTTATTGCCGGTTCGGAAGCCATTCAAAAGGCTGTTAAAACATCTGATGTAAATCGTCTGATTGTTATTGGTGGGGCAGGAAGTTTAGAGATTGATGGAAAGCAGCTGGTAGACGGGCCTGATTTTCCCGCTGATTATAAAGCCGGGGCTACAGCAGCAAGAGATTACCTGAATACGATTAAACAAGAACAGGATCTGGAATGGACTTTCTTTAGTCCTGCAATAGAAATGCATCCTGGTATTACTAGCGGACGTACTGGTCAGTATCGTTTGGGAGCTAATACTCCTGTCTTCAACGAAGAGGGCAGAAGTATTCTTTCTGTACAGGATTTAGCGGTGGTAATTGCGGACGAAGCGGAAAGCAATAAACATCCAAAGCAAAGGTTCACAGCTGCATATTAG
- a CDS encoding HPP family protein has product MPGKIIRKHYRRARYVLYRETLIDAKEHVLTFIGSFVGIGLIGLLNSQYLVANDNLFLIGSFGASSVLIYGIINSPLAQPRNLIGGHVISAIIGVTILKLFPNELWFAGALAVSLSIVAMQITKTLHPPGGATALIAVTGGGKIKAMGYLYVFSPVLTGVLILFMVALVFNNMRHRKYPAKPVFKRRRIH; this is encoded by the coding sequence ATGCCAGGAAAGATCATTAGAAAACATTACCGCAGAGCAAGGTATGTATTGTACCGGGAGACTTTAATTGATGCAAAAGAGCATGTTTTAACATTTATCGGTTCTTTTGTTGGCATTGGTTTAATTGGATTGCTCAATAGTCAGTATCTGGTTGCCAATGATAATTTATTCCTGATCGGTTCGTTTGGGGCATCATCGGTATTGATTTACGGCATCATTAACAGCCCTTTGGCACAACCGAGAAATCTGATCGGTGGTCACGTCATCTCCGCTATTATTGGGGTAACCATACTGAAGCTTTTTCCAAATGAACTCTGGTTTGCCGGTGCTTTAGCTGTTTCTCTTTCCATTGTAGCTATGCAGATCACGAAGACCTTGCATCCACCAGGTGGTGCAACGGCTTTAATTGCAGTTACAGGTGGTGGAAAGATTAAAGCGATGGGTTACCTTTATGTATTTTCACCGGTACTTACCGGTGTGCTGATCCTGTTTATGGTTGCACTGGTTTTTAACAACATGCGCCACCGGAAATATCCGGCAAAACCTGTTTTTAAAAGGAGAAGGATACACTAA